One Alligator mississippiensis isolate rAllMis1 chromosome 1, rAllMis1, whole genome shotgun sequence genomic window carries:
- the SDHAF4 gene encoding succinate dehydrogenase assembly factor 4, mitochondrial isoform X2, with product MALRLFRPAAGAARSTLLCSSSRRTSSNTEGKSEPTKQLLKKAKLPVGRLDEPEESNVEREPLEKFPDGINPTTKERGGPKGPEPTRYGDWERKGRCIDF from the exons ATGGCTCTGCGGCTGTTTCGGCCCGCGGCGGGAGCTGCGC GGTCAACTCTTCTATGCAGTTCTTCGAGGAGGACTAGTTCTAACACTGAAGGAAAGTCTGAGCCTACCAAGCAATTGCTTAAGAAAGCAAAATTACCAGTAGGTCGTCTTGATGAGCCAGAAGAGTCTAATGTAGAAAGGGAACCACTGGAAA AATTTCCTGATGGTATCAATCCTACTACAAAAGAGAGGGGTGGACCCAAGGGCCCTGAACCTACTCGTTATGGAGATTGGGAGAGAAAAGGACGATGTATAGATTTTTAA
- the SDHAF4 gene encoding succinate dehydrogenase assembly factor 4, mitochondrial isoform X1, which translates to MLGEKSFCFHVVPVIRGPHMSALGDACSICFFFFPASGSTLLCSSSRRTSSNTEGKSEPTKQLLKKAKLPVGRLDEPEESNVEREPLEKFPDGINPTTKERGGPKGPEPTRYGDWERKGRCIDF; encoded by the exons ATGCTCGGAGAGAAAAGCTTTTGCTTCCACGTTGTTCCTGTTATAAGGGGACCCCACATGTCCGCACTCGGGGACGCTTGCAgtatctgctttttctttttcccgGCTTCAg GGTCAACTCTTCTATGCAGTTCTTCGAGGAGGACTAGTTCTAACACTGAAGGAAAGTCTGAGCCTACCAAGCAATTGCTTAAGAAAGCAAAATTACCAGTAGGTCGTCTTGATGAGCCAGAAGAGTCTAATGTAGAAAGGGAACCACTGGAAA AATTTCCTGATGGTATCAATCCTACTACAAAAGAGAGGGGTGGACCCAAGGGCCCTGAACCTACTCGTTATGGAGATTGGGAGAGAAAAGGACGATGTATAGATTTTTAA